From a single Capsicum annuum cultivar UCD-10X-F1 chromosome 12, UCD10Xv1.1, whole genome shotgun sequence genomic region:
- the LOC107870483 gene encoding uncharacterized protein LOC107870483, whose protein sequence is MEDYYDESMLIEPEQEWQTVSYSKKNNKKKYGKSNQPEEEDENSVFKSIEQHAEERRKRIIESQEIYEGAVSGGESSIVIDDGENGDAAGESGGGVVEEKKSKPKKAKKPKVTVAEAAAKIDNSDLAVFLVDISASFDKQEDIQLMRFADYFGRAFAKVSSSQFPWMKILRESSVDKMIDIPLSQISEDVYKTSVDWLNQRSFDALGSFVLWSLDSIIADLVQHEGAVKGSKKAVQQVSSKSQVAMFVVLAMVLRRKPDVLISLLSIMNENGKYKGQDKLPVMIWAIAQACQGDLIVGLFMWVHFLLPLLSSKVNSNPQSRDLILQLAERIISFPKARAILINGAVRKGERVVPPSALEALMRITFPAPSARIKATERFEAVYPILKEVALVAAPGSKAMKQLTQRILPFAIKAVAEGVPDLSKEATELSIWCLTQNPDCYKLWDNIYLDNVEASLIILKKLSTEFKVHSAKGPELAPLKVTLNSLRLKSEKALASVDDAARQASLKEVQKYCKILLGRLSHGNGCIKAFLVISLTMAVGAAFVSKDLQSLDFKKLLADRCNELQSLDLKKLADLCNCMQSLDFKKLLADYNLA, encoded by the exons ATGGAGGATTATTATGATGAATCTATGCTAATTGAACCTGAACAGGAATGGCAAACGGTGTCGTATTCaaagaagaacaacaaaaaaaagtatgGTAAATCGAATCAACCGGAAGAAGAGGATGAGAATTCCGTTTTCAAATCAATCGAACAACATGCGGAGGAGAGACGAAAGCGTATAATTGAATCTCAGGAGATCTACGAAGGTGCTGTTTCCGGTGGTGAAAGTTCAATCGTCATTGATGATGGAGAAAATGGTGATGCTGCTGGAGAAAGCGGCGGTGGTGTTGTTGAGGAGAAAAAGAGTAAGCCGAAGAAGGCGAAGAAACCTAAGGTTACTGTTGCTGAAGCTGCTGCGAAGATTGATAATTCTGATCTCGCTGTTTTTCTCGTTGATATATCG GCGTCATTTGATAAGCAGGAAGATATACAGCTAATGCGATTTGCGGATTACTTTGGACGTGCATTTGCAAAAGTGAGTTCATCTCAGTTCCCATGGATGAAGATTCTCAGGGAATCTTCAGTTGATAAGATGATTGAT ATCCCTCTTTCTCAAATTTCTGAGGATGTTTATAAGACATCGGTTGACTGGCTTAACCAGCGATCATTCGATGCACTTGGTTCCTTTGTGTTATGGTCATTGGATAGCATCATTGCTGATCTTGTACAGCATGAAGGAGCTGTGAAGGGATCCAAAAAGGCGGTTCAGCAAGTATCTTCAAAATCTCAG GTTGCCATGTTTGTGGTTCTAGCAATGGTATTGCGACGGAAACCTGATGTTTTAATCAGTCTCTTATCTATAATGAATGAAAATGGGAAATACAAAGGACAAGATAAGCTTCCAGTCATGATTTGGGCGATCGCTCAG GCTTGCCAAGGTGATTTAATCGTGGGATTGTTCATGTGGGTACATTTTCTTTTACCATTGTTGAGCAGTAAAGTGAACAGTAATCCACAGTCGAGAGACTTAATCTTACAGTTGGCTGAGAG AATCATATCCTTTCCAAAAGCCCGCGCTATACTCATAAATGGTGCAGTAAGAAAGGGAGAACGTGTTGTACCTCCGTCAGCTCTTGAGGCTTTGATGAGGATCACCTTCCCAGCACCTTCTGCTCGAATTAAG GCCACTGAAAGATTTGAAGCTGTCTATCCCATACTGAAAGAGGTAGCTCTTGTTGCTGCCCCTGGGAGCAAAGCAATGAAGCAGTTGACCCAGCGGATACTGCCTTTTGCTATCAAAGCTGTTGCGGAAG gtGTTCCTGATCTATCAAAGGAAGCTACTGAGCTATCGATTTGGTGTTTGACTCAGAACCCTGACTGTTACAAGCTGTGG GACAATATCTATCTGGACAATGTAGAAGCAAGTCTAATAATACTAAAGAAGCTGTCTACGGAGTTCAAGGTGCATTCAGCTAAGGGACCTGAACTTGCTCCATTGAAGGTGACCTTAAACAGTCTCAGACTAAAG AGTGAGAAGGCATTGGCCAGTGTAGATGATGCTGCTCGTCAAGCGTCCTTGAAGGAAGTGCAGAAGTACTGCAAGATTCTACTTGGACGGTTATCCCATGGTAACGGATGCATTAAGGCTTTCCTTGTTATCAGTCTCACAATGGCTGTGGGTGCTGCTTTTGTCTCCAAGGACTTGCAGTCCCTGGATTTCAAGAAACTGTTGGCAGATCGCTGCAACGAGTTGCAGTCCTTGGATCTCAAGAAACTGGCAGATCTTTGCAACTGCATGCAGTCCCTGGATTTCAAGAAACTGTTAGCCGATTACAACTTGGCCTGA
- the LOC107872363 gene encoding F-box/FBD/LRR-repeat protein At1g13570: MTKGGKRVAVKGESKDRISGLPRNVIDRILELLQVHDAARTSILSRMWRYNWASLPNLVLNHHFNRSFKKESHYNFKEVVDDILLLHIGDIVKFVLDTRGARMPSHAVIDKWMLYVTRNGVKDLTLRISDNDTYTLPSSVFNCSTLTKLKLFKCVFKPPNPFLGFLNLTTLHLKGTTFVPATLYCVIKAPLLVNLSLDLCRGTQYLNIVSPGLKRLYVADSHSYLVLDCFMNCTNLRLLGLKFNGVVDNPTNDKISTLAKLLVSSTALEVLSLDSFFVELLSVDVVLNGIPFTLNCLWRLLLDIDFSKMGLISRTLQLIKNSPNLSELGICVHATSDNAEAILKYLDTPSYLERPLDKLEYVVINDFQNSEVELLFVKLLLSLTPSLLRMCIAQQTDIDIDVALELMRFPRVSPRAELFYSQRTFFDFGCVDL, translated from the exons ATGACTAAAG GTGGTAAAAGAGTTGCTGTCAAAGGGGAAAGTAAAGATAGAATCAGTGGTCTACCAAGAAATGTGATAGATCGTATCCTTGAGCTTTTACAGGTTCACGACGCAGCAAGAACTAGTATTTTATCCCGAATGTGGAGATATAATTGGGCCTCACTTCCAAACCTGGTGCTGAATCACCACTTCAATCGTAGTTTTAAAAAAGAGTCTCATTACAACTTCAAAGAAGTAGTAGATGATATTCTGTTACTGCATATTGGGGACATTGTTAAGTTTGTTCTTGACACTAGAGGAGCTCGTATGCCTTCGCATGCAGTTATCGATAAATGGATGCTATATGTCACCAGAAATGGTGTCAAGGACCTAACCCTTCGCATTTCAGATAACGATACCTATACGCTGCCTTCTTCTGTTTTTAATTGTTCGACCTTGACAAAGTTGAAACTCTTCAAATGTGTTTTCAAACCACCCAATCCCTTTCTTGGTTTTCTGAATCTTACCACCCTTCATCTGAAAGGGACGACCTTTGTGCCAGCCACATTGTATTGTGTTATCAAGGCTCCCCTTCTTGTCAACTTGTCCTTGGACTTGTGTCGTGGTACTCAATACCTAAACATTGTTTCACCAGGGCTGAAGCGCTTGTACGTTGCTGACAGCCACTCATATCTCGTGCTAGATTGCTTTATGAACTGCACGAATTTGAGATTGTTAGGTCTTAAATTTAATGGCGTGGTTGATAATCCAACGAATGATAAAATATCAACTTTGGCGAAGCTTCTTGTTAGCTCTACTGCACTTGAGGTACTAAGTTTGGATTCTTTCTTCGTTGAG CTTTTGAGTGTAGACGTTGTTCTGAATGGGATTCCTTTTACGCTCAACTGCTTGTGGCGTCTACTGTTAGATATAGACTTCAGCAAAATGGGTCTGATTTCTCGCACTCTACAGTTGATCAAGAATTCCCCCAATTTGAGTGAACTTGGGATTTGT GTTCATGCTACCAGCGACAATGCCGAAGCAATTTTGAAGTATCTGGACACACCATCCTACTTGGAACGACCTCTCGATAAGCTCGAGTATGTTGTCATCAATGATTTTCAGAATTCAGAAGTTGAACTGCTTTTTGTAAAGCTATTGCTTTCTCTCACTCCATCTCTACTAAGGATGTGCATTGCTCAGCAAACAGACATAGACATTGATGTTGCCTTAGAGTTGATGCGttttcccagagtttctcccagAGCAGAGCTATTCTATTCTCAACGTACGTTTTTTGACTTTGGCTGTGTTGATCTGTGA